The Pygocentrus nattereri isolate fPygNat1 chromosome 1, fPygNat1.pri, whole genome shotgun sequence genome window below encodes:
- the LOC108441281 gene encoding trafficking protein particle complex subunit 5-like, whose amino-acid sequence MDVSFTKGKSAILERPLSRPKTEVSLSAFAFLFSEMVQYCQNRVYSVSELQARLADMGQSVGASLLDVLVLREKNGKRETKVLNILLFIKVNVWKALFGKEADKLEQANDDDKTYYIIEKEPLVNAFISVPKENSTLNCAAFTAGIVEAILTHSGFPAKVTAHWHKGTTLMIKFDEAVIAREKQLDGR is encoded by the exons ATGGATGTAAGCTTCACTAAAGGGAAGTCGGCCATCCTGGAGCGGCCATTGTCACGACCCAAGACAGAGGTCAGCTTGAGTGCCTTTGCCTTCCTCTTTTCTGAGATGGTCCAATACTGCCAGAATCGAGTGTACTCAGTGTCTGAGCTGCAGGCGCGCCTGGCTGATATGGGCCAAAGCGTGGGGGCCAGCCTGCTGGACGTCCTGGTGCTCCGGGAGAAGAACGGGAAAAGGGAGACCAAAGTACTCAACATCCTGCTCTTCATCAAG GTGAATGTCTGGAAGGCTCTGTTTGGCAAGGAGGCAGACAAGCTTGAGCAAGCAAACGATGATGACAAAACATACTATATTATTGAGAAAGAGCCACTGGTGAACGCTTTTATATCTGTGCCCAAGGAGAACAGCACTCTGAACTGTGCTGCCTTTACTGCCGGGATAGTGGAGGCCATCCTTACCCACAGTGGCTTCCCTGCCAAAGTCACTGCACACTGGCACAAAGGCACCACACTGATGATCAAGTTCGACGAAGCGGTCATCGCCCGAGAAAAGCAACTGGATGGCAGATAG